One Mytilus trossulus isolate FHL-02 chromosome 5, PNRI_Mtr1.1.1.hap1, whole genome shotgun sequence DNA segment encodes these proteins:
- the LOC134717584 gene encoding E3 ubiquitin-protein ligase TRIM71-like: MAQAASKTCEICISAPGSQYCLECEQNFCENCKTFHSRQKISKTHEFQSSSDVIPEGKSKCKDHNEDFSFVCKTCDVVVCSSCVTGSHTGHAFSKLLDRIKQLKEKNTQYLRIRVQQSTQNMKQIEKGIKEFDVKVEGVVKAITKEGTQLKAMVDKCVAEMILLVNDQSRREKDKLTKIMADTRMDLKAGSNLYMQIDELDKIRNDGNLLQSLQKLTDDIAKLTIKPIPEFPNIRYTAKSATDNDVKQLFGNYILR; the protein is encoded by the coding sequence ATGGCACAGGCAGCCTCTAAAACATGTGAGATATGTATAAGTGCTCCAGGATCCCAATACTGTTTGGAGTGTGAACAAaacttttgtgaaaattgtaaaactttTCATAGTAGGCAGAAGATATCAAAAACTCACGAGTTCCAGTCTTCCTCTGATGTAATCCCGGAGGGTAAATCGAAATGTAAGGACCAcaatgaagacttcagttttgTATGCAAAACATGTGACGTAGTAGTGTGCAGTAGTTGTGTGACTGGCAGTCACACAGGGCATGCTTTTTCCAAGCTACTGGACCGCATTAAACAGTTAAAGGAGAAGAACACACAATACCTGCGTATAAGAGTACAACAGTCAACACAAAACATGAAGCAGATAGAAAAAGGTATAAAGGAATTTGATGTCAAGGTGGAAGGAGTAGTCAAAGCTATTACAAAAGAAGGTACACAACTTAAGGCTATGGTTGATAAATGTGTTGCAGAGATGATTTTATTGGTCAATGATCAATCTAGGAGAGAAAAGGACAAATTGACAAAGATCATGGCAGATACTAGAATGGATTTGAAGGCAGGAAGCAATTTATACATGCAGATTGATGAACTCGACAAGATCAGAAACGATGGTAATTTGTTACAGTCTTTACAGAAGCTTACAGATGACATTGCAAAGCTGACGATAAAGCCAATTCCCGAGTTTCCGAACATAAGGTATACTGCGAAGTCCGCAACAGATAACGACGTTAAACAACTGTTTGGTAACTACATACTCAGGTAA